Proteins co-encoded in one Malus sylvestris chromosome 7, drMalSylv7.2, whole genome shotgun sequence genomic window:
- the LOC126628360 gene encoding disease resistance protein RUN1-like isoform X1, with protein sequence MAASSSSDVRWKYEVFINFRGEDTHTGFISHLYRALLQKPINTFVDAEELRKGDRLCELRTGIQESRLSLVVFSQNYALSTCCLKELVEILECSYTKNQIVVPIFYQVDPATVRKLKGTFAKAFVQHDHDSNLYSKSKMVEVESWRSALTTATNISGLGDPRNYKNEAELIEKIVEDVYTKLMQFSSTSSKYDVFINFREEDIDNDFINDLYGALLQKQINTFIDAEKLREDDRLPELLTAIRESSLSLVVFSRNYALSTCCLKELMEILECRDTKNQIVVPIFYQVDQANVREVKGTFAKAFSQHKHDSKAKMLEVGSWRSALTTATNFSGWDPRNYKDDAELIEEIVEDVFTKLMQFSSKLSKYDVFINFRGEDTRRGFVSHLYKALCQKSINTYIDAKELRRGDPLTKLLIAVQESKISLLVLSENYASSTWSLKELVEIWKSKNTKNQIVLPIFYQVNPSDVRGLERSFAEAFAQHDLDSNAEVEMVRSWRHALRTTPHLPGWVSGDFGDDAKLIEEIVEDVSRKLIHISSTSSKDNVLVEMDSHMLEMHVLLNPPGFKTNDVRIVGICGMGGLGKTTIARAVYDEISFQFEASCFLENIREGFMKQGTLHMQAELLSSISNNKVGSSDISKKGFQVMLNSLGQRKVLIVLDDVDRLDQIEALLGGQHSFYGGSRIIITTRDGQLLSLADAVYRPNVLSDLGALKLFRRYAFRTNQPTRDYDNLSRRVIQYAQGLPLALKVLGAFLDNKIVPEWEEVLEELRRIPHRGIHDVLRTSFNGLDDTEKEIFLDIACFFKGMKKDYATEILDSCGFYPHTGIRVLFDRALITVSEEGKLEIHDLLVEMGREIVHQESLKEPGRRSRLWSYEDVYHVLTQNTGTEAVESITMSISNDECLNAEAFVGMTQLRLLKISQMYSIFRPDYGKQHLNGHLEFLSSQLRCLSWHGFPRKSLPSTCQFENLVDIDMRYSRIERLWEGIQKLEKLKFINLSYCLYLEETPNFTEMPNLEKLILRSCTSLVEVHPSISTLTNLVLLNLNGCKKLKILASSIRMQSLETLDLSGCSNLEMFPEPLEVMKKLSELNLSGSKIKELPLSIRNLTGLRILGLEY encoded by the exons atggctgcttcttcttcttctgacgTTCGTTGGAAATACGAAGTGTTCATCAATTTCAGAGGGGAAGACACTCACACCGGCTTCATCAGCCATCTCTACAGAGCTCTGCTGCAGAAACCGATCAACACCTTCGTTGATGCTGAAGAGCTCAGAAAAGGCGACCGCCTTTGCGAGCTCCGGACAGGGATTCAAGAGTCAAGGCTTTCGCTTGTAGTTTTCTCTCAAAACTATGCTCTTTCCACTTGCTGCTTGAAAGAACTCGTGGAAATCTTGGAATGCAGCTATACTAAGAACCAGATTGTGGTCCCCATTTTCTACCAAGTTGATCCGGCTACCGTTCGTAAACTCAAGGGAACTTTCGCCAAAGCTTTTGTTCAGCATGATCACGATTCTAACCTCTATTCTAAATCCAAAATGGTAGAGGTTGAGAGCTGGAGATCCGCTCTTACAACGGCCACCAATATTTCCGGCTTGGGGGATCCGCGAAACTATAA GAATGAAGCAGAGCTTATTGAGAAAATTGTAGAAGATGTTTATACGAAATTGATGCAATTCTCATCAACATCAAGCAAATACGACGTGTTCATCAATTTCAGAGAGGAAGACATTGACAACGACTTCATCAACGATCTCTACGGAGCCCTGCTGCAGAAACAGATCAACACCTTCATTGATGCTGAAAAGCTCAGAGAAGACGACCGCCTTCCCGAGCTCCTGACAGCGATTCGAGAGTCAAGTCTTTCGCTTGTAGTTTTCTCTCGAAACTATGCTCTTTCCACTTGCTGCTTGAAAGAACTCATGGAAATCTTGGAATGCAGAGATACTAAGAACCAGATTGTGGTCCCCATTTTCTACCAAGTTGATCAGGCTAACGTTCGTGAAGTCAAGGGAACTTTCGCCAAAGCTTTTTCTCAGCATAAGCACGATTCTAAAGCCAAAATGTTAGAGGTTGGGAGCTGGAGATCCGCTCTTACAACAGCCACCAATTTTTCCGGCTGGGATCCGCGAAACTATAA GGATGATGCAGAGCTTATTGAGGAAATTGTAGAAGatgtttttacgaaattgatgCAATTCTCATCAAAATTAAGCAAATACGATGTGTTCATCAATTTCAGAGGGGAAGACACTCGCAGGGGCTTCGTCAGCCATCTTTACAAAGCTCTGTGTCAGAAATCAATCAACACCTACATTGATGCCAAAGAGCTCAGAAGAGGCGACCCCCTTACCAAGCTCCTGATTGCGGTTCAAGAGTCAAAGATTTCGCTTCTAGTTTTATCTGAAAACTATGCTTCTTCCACTTGGAGCTTGAAAGAACTCGTGGAAATATGGAAATCCAAGAACACCAAGAACCAGATTGTGCTCCCCATTTTCTACCAAGTTAATCCATCTGATGTTCGTGGACTCGAGAGAAGTTTTGCGGAAGCTTTTGCTCAGCATGATCTCGATTCTAATGCCGAAGTGGAAATGGTTCGGAGCTGGAGACACGCTCTTAGAACGACCCCCCATCTACCCGGCTGGGTTTCGGGAGACTTTGG GGATGATGCGAAGCTTATTGAGGAGATTGTGGAAGATGTTTCTAGAAAATTGATCCACATCTCATCAACATCAAGCAAAGATAATGTCTTGGTTGAAATGGATTCTCATATGCTTGAAATGCATGTATTATTAAATCCTCCTGGATTTAAAACGAATGATGTTCGCATTGTTGGAATATGTGGTATGGGTGGTTTAGGCAAAACAACCATCGCTAGAGCTGTTTATGATgaaatctcatttcaatttgaAGCTAGTTGCTTCCTTGAAAATATCAGGGAAGGTTTCATGAAGCAAGGCACACTACATATGCAGGCAGAACTTCTATCTAGTATCTCGAACAACAAGGTGGGGAGTTCCGACATTTCGAAGAAAGGTTTCCAGGTGATGTTAAATAGCCTAGGTCAGAGAAAAGTTCTTATTGTTCTGGATGATGTGGACAGATTAGATCAAATTGAAGCTTTACTTGGAGGGCAACATTCCTTTTATGGTGGAAGTAGAatcattataacaactagagaTGGGCAATTACTAAGCTTAGCTGATGCTGTATATAGGCCTAATGTTTTGAGTGATCTTGGAGCTTTGAAACTCTTTAGGCGGTACGCCTTTAGAACAAACCAACCCACCAGAGATTATGACAATCTTTCGAGGCGTGTCATACAATATGCTCAAGGTCTGCCCTTAGCACTCAAAGTCTTGGGAGCGTTTCTTGATAACAAAATTGTACCCGAGTGGGAAGAAGTGTTAGAAGAATTAAGGAGAATCCCGCATAGGGGAATTCATGATGTGCTTAGAACAAGCTTCAATGGACTAGATGACACAGAGAAGGAAATCTTTCTAGATATTGCATGTTTCTTTAAAGGGATGAAGAAAGACTATGCAACCGAAATTCTGGACAGTTGTGGTTTCTATCCTCATACAGGAATAAGAGTTCTGTTCGATCGAGCTCTCATAACTGTCTCAGAGGAGGGGAAATTGGAGATTCATGATTTACTAGTGGAAATGGGTAGGGAAATTGTCCACCAAGAATCTCTCAAAGAGCCTGGGAGACGAAGTAGGTTGTGGAGTTATGAAGATGTTTATCATGTGCTAACTCAAAATACG GGTACCGAAGCGGTTGAAAGCATAACCATGTCGATCTCAAATGATGAATGCTTAAAtgctgaagcttttgttggaatGACTCAACTAAGACTTCTTAAGATCAGTCAGATGTATTCCATTTTTAGACCTGATTATGGCAAACAACACCTGAATGGGCACTTAGAGTTTCTTTCTAGTCAGTTGAGGTGCCTCTCCTGGCATGGATTCCCTCGCAAGTCTTTGCCATCCACTTGTCAATTCGAAAATCTTGTTGACATTGACATGCGATATAGTCGCATTGAACGACTTTGGGAAGGAATCCAG AAGCTGGAGAAGTTGAAGTTCATCAATTTAAGTTATTGTCTATACCTTGAGGAAACCCCTAACTTCACAGAGATGCCCAATCTTGAGAAGCTAATTCTTCGAAGTTGTACAAGTTTAGTTGAGGTTCACCCATCTATTTCGACCCTTACAAACCTTGTGTTATTGAATCTGAATGGATGCAAAAAACTTAAGATTCTAGCCAGCAGCATACGTATGCAATCTCTAGAAACCCTTGATCTTTCTGGCTGCTCGAATCTTGAGATGTTTCCAGAGCCTCTAGAAGTTATGAAGAAACTATCGGAGCTTAATTTATCCGggtcaaaaattaaagaactgCCCTTGTCAATTAGAAATCTAACTGGGCTTCGTATTTTGGGCCTAGAATACTAA
- the LOC126628360 gene encoding TMV resistance protein N-like isoform X2, protein MAASSSSDVRWKYEVFINFRGEDTHTGFISHLYRALLQKPINTFVDAEELRKGDRLCELRTGIQESRLSLVVFSQNYALSTCCLKELVEILECSYTKNQIVVPIFYQVDPATVRKLKGTFAKAFVQHDHDSNLYSKSKMVEVESWRSALTTATNISGLGDPRNYKDDAELIEEIVEDVFTKLMQFSSKLSKYDVFINFRGEDTRRGFVSHLYKALCQKSINTYIDAKELRRGDPLTKLLIAVQESKISLLVLSENYASSTWSLKELVEIWKSKNTKNQIVLPIFYQVNPSDVRGLERSFAEAFAQHDLDSNAEVEMVRSWRHALRTTPHLPGWVSGDFGDDAKLIEEIVEDVSRKLIHISSTSSKDNVLVEMDSHMLEMHVLLNPPGFKTNDVRIVGICGMGGLGKTTIARAVYDEISFQFEASCFLENIREGFMKQGTLHMQAELLSSISNNKVGSSDISKKGFQVMLNSLGQRKVLIVLDDVDRLDQIEALLGGQHSFYGGSRIIITTRDGQLLSLADAVYRPNVLSDLGALKLFRRYAFRTNQPTRDYDNLSRRVIQYAQGLPLALKVLGAFLDNKIVPEWEEVLEELRRIPHRGIHDVLRTSFNGLDDTEKEIFLDIACFFKGMKKDYATEILDSCGFYPHTGIRVLFDRALITVSEEGKLEIHDLLVEMGREIVHQESLKEPGRRSRLWSYEDVYHVLTQNTGTEAVESITMSISNDECLNAEAFVGMTQLRLLKISQMYSIFRPDYGKQHLNGHLEFLSSQLRCLSWHGFPRKSLPSTCQFENLVDIDMRYSRIERLWEGIQKLEKLKFINLSYCLYLEETPNFTEMPNLEKLILRSCTSLVEVHPSISTLTNLVLLNLNGCKKLKILASSIRMQSLETLDLSGCSNLEMFPEPLEVMKKLSELNLSGSKIKELPLSIRNLTGLRILGLEY, encoded by the exons atggctgcttcttcttcttctgacgTTCGTTGGAAATACGAAGTGTTCATCAATTTCAGAGGGGAAGACACTCACACCGGCTTCATCAGCCATCTCTACAGAGCTCTGCTGCAGAAACCGATCAACACCTTCGTTGATGCTGAAGAGCTCAGAAAAGGCGACCGCCTTTGCGAGCTCCGGACAGGGATTCAAGAGTCAAGGCTTTCGCTTGTAGTTTTCTCTCAAAACTATGCTCTTTCCACTTGCTGCTTGAAAGAACTCGTGGAAATCTTGGAATGCAGCTATACTAAGAACCAGATTGTGGTCCCCATTTTCTACCAAGTTGATCCGGCTACCGTTCGTAAACTCAAGGGAACTTTCGCCAAAGCTTTTGTTCAGCATGATCACGATTCTAACCTCTATTCTAAATCCAAAATGGTAGAGGTTGAGAGCTGGAGATCCGCTCTTACAACGGCCACCAATATTTCCGGCTTGGGGGATCCGCGAAACTATAA GGATGATGCAGAGCTTATTGAGGAAATTGTAGAAGatgtttttacgaaattgatgCAATTCTCATCAAAATTAAGCAAATACGATGTGTTCATCAATTTCAGAGGGGAAGACACTCGCAGGGGCTTCGTCAGCCATCTTTACAAAGCTCTGTGTCAGAAATCAATCAACACCTACATTGATGCCAAAGAGCTCAGAAGAGGCGACCCCCTTACCAAGCTCCTGATTGCGGTTCAAGAGTCAAAGATTTCGCTTCTAGTTTTATCTGAAAACTATGCTTCTTCCACTTGGAGCTTGAAAGAACTCGTGGAAATATGGAAATCCAAGAACACCAAGAACCAGATTGTGCTCCCCATTTTCTACCAAGTTAATCCATCTGATGTTCGTGGACTCGAGAGAAGTTTTGCGGAAGCTTTTGCTCAGCATGATCTCGATTCTAATGCCGAAGTGGAAATGGTTCGGAGCTGGAGACACGCTCTTAGAACGACCCCCCATCTACCCGGCTGGGTTTCGGGAGACTTTGG GGATGATGCGAAGCTTATTGAGGAGATTGTGGAAGATGTTTCTAGAAAATTGATCCACATCTCATCAACATCAAGCAAAGATAATGTCTTGGTTGAAATGGATTCTCATATGCTTGAAATGCATGTATTATTAAATCCTCCTGGATTTAAAACGAATGATGTTCGCATTGTTGGAATATGTGGTATGGGTGGTTTAGGCAAAACAACCATCGCTAGAGCTGTTTATGATgaaatctcatttcaatttgaAGCTAGTTGCTTCCTTGAAAATATCAGGGAAGGTTTCATGAAGCAAGGCACACTACATATGCAGGCAGAACTTCTATCTAGTATCTCGAACAACAAGGTGGGGAGTTCCGACATTTCGAAGAAAGGTTTCCAGGTGATGTTAAATAGCCTAGGTCAGAGAAAAGTTCTTATTGTTCTGGATGATGTGGACAGATTAGATCAAATTGAAGCTTTACTTGGAGGGCAACATTCCTTTTATGGTGGAAGTAGAatcattataacaactagagaTGGGCAATTACTAAGCTTAGCTGATGCTGTATATAGGCCTAATGTTTTGAGTGATCTTGGAGCTTTGAAACTCTTTAGGCGGTACGCCTTTAGAACAAACCAACCCACCAGAGATTATGACAATCTTTCGAGGCGTGTCATACAATATGCTCAAGGTCTGCCCTTAGCACTCAAAGTCTTGGGAGCGTTTCTTGATAACAAAATTGTACCCGAGTGGGAAGAAGTGTTAGAAGAATTAAGGAGAATCCCGCATAGGGGAATTCATGATGTGCTTAGAACAAGCTTCAATGGACTAGATGACACAGAGAAGGAAATCTTTCTAGATATTGCATGTTTCTTTAAAGGGATGAAGAAAGACTATGCAACCGAAATTCTGGACAGTTGTGGTTTCTATCCTCATACAGGAATAAGAGTTCTGTTCGATCGAGCTCTCATAACTGTCTCAGAGGAGGGGAAATTGGAGATTCATGATTTACTAGTGGAAATGGGTAGGGAAATTGTCCACCAAGAATCTCTCAAAGAGCCTGGGAGACGAAGTAGGTTGTGGAGTTATGAAGATGTTTATCATGTGCTAACTCAAAATACG GGTACCGAAGCGGTTGAAAGCATAACCATGTCGATCTCAAATGATGAATGCTTAAAtgctgaagcttttgttggaatGACTCAACTAAGACTTCTTAAGATCAGTCAGATGTATTCCATTTTTAGACCTGATTATGGCAAACAACACCTGAATGGGCACTTAGAGTTTCTTTCTAGTCAGTTGAGGTGCCTCTCCTGGCATGGATTCCCTCGCAAGTCTTTGCCATCCACTTGTCAATTCGAAAATCTTGTTGACATTGACATGCGATATAGTCGCATTGAACGACTTTGGGAAGGAATCCAG AAGCTGGAGAAGTTGAAGTTCATCAATTTAAGTTATTGTCTATACCTTGAGGAAACCCCTAACTTCACAGAGATGCCCAATCTTGAGAAGCTAATTCTTCGAAGTTGTACAAGTTTAGTTGAGGTTCACCCATCTATTTCGACCCTTACAAACCTTGTGTTATTGAATCTGAATGGATGCAAAAAACTTAAGATTCTAGCCAGCAGCATACGTATGCAATCTCTAGAAACCCTTGATCTTTCTGGCTGCTCGAATCTTGAGATGTTTCCAGAGCCTCTAGAAGTTATGAAGAAACTATCGGAGCTTAATTTATCCGggtcaaaaattaaagaactgCCCTTGTCAATTAGAAATCTAACTGGGCTTCGTATTTTGGGCCTAGAATACTAA